CTACCTCGTCCTCACGGACCTCCGAGGTAAAACCCGCAATCTGTTGCTTGAGAATGCCAGCGATTTCGTCAGCGTTAATCATCAGTTTCGTAATCCTGTCGGTTAGTTTTGCGCGAACAATTCGCGAGAGAGAGCTTCGAGCCGGCCCGCTACCGAGCCGTCGATACGACGGTCGCCCATCGTGATGCGCACGCCGCCGATCAGCGAGGGGTCCTGTTTGACGGTGACGTCGAATGTTTTGCGGTAAATCGCTTCCAGGCGCGCGACCATCGTCTGTAGTTCCGCGGCCGATAACGCTTGTGCCGTCGTGACGGTGAGCGGTTCGGCACCGCGCGACTGCTGTTCGAGACGCTTGTATTGATCGACCAATTCGCGAAGCAGCGCTTCGCGGCGCTTGCGCACGAGGAGTAGCAGCGTATGGAGCGCGATTTCGTGGACGCGCCCTTGGAAGGTTGCCAGCAGCAGGCGTTCCTTATCGGACCGAGCGATCACCGGCGAGACGAAGAATTCCGCGGTGTTTGCATCGGCATCGATGGCAGAACGCATTGCGACCAGGTCGCTACCGATGCGTTCGACCATGTGCTGCTCGGATGCGAGCGAGAACACGGCCGTGGCGTAGCGACGCGCGAGCGTTTCGTTAGCCACGGTTTGCGCCTTGCTCCAGCGTCACGACCAAACGGTCGACGAGCTTAGCGTTGGTCGCGGCGTTCATGCGTGAGGTCGCCTCCGTCTGCGCGAAGGAAAGGGCCTTTTCGATCAACTCGCCGCGCAACCGTTCCCGCGCTTCCGCCCTGGCGCGGCCGAGTTCGCCCGCTGCGTTACGCAGGCTTCGCTCGCCCGCCTCACGCGCTTCCGCGATAGCGGCTTCCTTCTCAAGGCCGGCTTGATGTTTGGCACGCTCGCGAATGAGATCGGCATCGTGCTTGGCGCCGTCGATTTCGTGACGAAGCGTTTCGAGCGTCGCCTTGGCTTCGTCGCGATGGCGCTCGGCCACGGCGATTTGCTGGTTGCGCGCCTCTTGCGCGGCCAGAACGGCCGGAGCGATCCACTTGATCCAGATCGCGACCAGCGCGATGAGAAACAGGATCGCCGAGATGACCTGGCTCCAAACGGCTATTTGCTCGTAATTCACCGCGATGACTCCTGGAGCGTCCGTTCGAGCATCACGTCGGCGAGTTGCCGCACCACGCGGTCTTCGTCCGCCCGCGCGCTCTGCGCCTCGGCTTGGACCGTGCGATCCGCTTCTTCAACGGTGTGCTGAGCCTGCTGCGCGTACTGCGTTGCAAGCTCCGCGGTGGCATTCGAGGCCTCCGCGCGCGCCTGCGCGATCGCATGCTCGGCATCGCGACGCGCTTGGGCACGAACTTCTTCAGCTTGCGCGCGCAGAGCGTTGGCCTCCGCCTGATACTGGTCGTAGTCGGAAGTGACGCCGTTGATGTACGCGCGCCGCTCGCGGATCGCCCGGCTGACCGGACGCAGAAACAGCACGTTCAGCAATGCGTAAAATACGACGAAGCTGACCAGCTGGATCCAGAACGTCCCGTCGGGCTGTAAAAACATACGCTACGCCGCGCCTTACCTTAGTGGAGGTGCTGCAGCAGCGCGGGAACGTTCGCCACGACGAGCAACA
The DNA window shown above is from Candidatus Dormiibacterota bacterium and carries:
- the atpH gene encoding ATP synthase F1 subunit delta; translated protein: MANETLARRYATAVFSLASEQHMVERIGSDLVAMRSAIDADANTAEFFVSPVIARSDKERLLLATFQGRVHEIALHTLLLLVRKRREALLRELVDQYKRLEQQSRGAEPLTVTTAQALSAAELQTMVARLEAIYRKTFDVTVKQDPSLIGGVRITMGDRRIDGSVAGRLEALSRELFAQN